The Scomber japonicus isolate fScoJap1 chromosome 9, fScoJap1.pri, whole genome shotgun sequence genome includes a region encoding these proteins:
- the cldn26 gene encoding putative claudin-24, translating to MVFLTTTMMQRTAVFVTFGGLVTSLITTFLPLWKTMNSDLNEVENWYSGLWHTCLYTEEVGVQCKAYESVLGLPMDLQISRVLMSVSLGTGALALLVAFPGLDGVEMCLGKPQMRRALLILAGVLSWMSGLTTLAPVSIVAYTTVVDFWDEGFPDVMPRWEYGEAMFSGWFGGLALAIGGTLFFVAVCMGDFDQRPPSVPNSPQVKHRAQHYLKTEVL from the coding sequence atggtTTTTCTGACAACTACAATGATGCAGAGGACTGCTGTCTTTGTGACGTTCGGGGGTTTGGTCACCTCTTTGATCACCACCTTCCTCCCACTGTGGAAGACAATGAACTCTGACCTGAACGAAGTGGAGAACTGGTACTCTGGACTGTGGCACACCTGTCTCTACACTGAGGAGGTAGGAGTGCAATGCAAGGCCTACGAGTCCGTCCTGGGATTGCCTATGGACCTGCAGATCTCCAGGGTGCTCATGTCAGTGTCTCTAGGAACTGGAGCTTTAGCTTTGCTGGTTGCCTTTCCAGGACTGGACGGGGTTGAGATGTGTTTGGGCAAACCACAGATGAGGAGGGCGCTCCTCATCCTGGCCGGAGTGCTGTCCTGGATGTCAGGGCTCACCACCCTGGCTCCTGTCTCTATTGTGGCCTATACCACTGTAGTGGACTTCTGGGATGAGGGTTTTCCTGATGTGATGCCACGTTGGGAGTACGGAGAGGCAATGTTCTCTGGATGGTTTGGAGGTCTGGCGCTAGCCATCGGAGGGACCCTCTTCTTTGTTGCTGTGTGCATGGGAGACTTTGACCAGCGGCCACCAAGTGTGCCAAACAGCCCGCAGGTGAAACACAGGGCGCAGCACTACCTGAAGACAGAGGTTTTATAG